CAAAATCCCCGCTATGCAAGATATTTTTTAAGTAATAAAGCGCTTACATAAAGACTTGACCGACCAACTAGTCGGTCTCAATAAAAAGATGGAGGTTCACTATGAATTTTGAGTTAACAAAGGAACAGCTGATGATAAAAGAAATGACTCGAGGGTTCGCAGAGAAAGAGATTAAGCCGATTGCGATTGAACTAGACCGTGAATCTAAGTTTCCTGAAGAAGTTTTCAAGAAAATGGGGGAGTTAGGTCTGCTAGGAATTCCATTTCCTGAAACATATGGCGGTTCAGGAGGAGATACCATTTCCTATGCGATTGCCGTAGAGGAAATTGGTAAAGCATGCGGTGGTACTGGGTTAAGCTATGCTGCAGCGGTATCACTGGGCTCAAGTCCTATCTATTATTTCGGTACTGAAGAGCAAAAGCAAACGTATCTCGTTCCGCTGGCAAAAGGAGAAACGTTAGCGGCATTTGGACTAACGGAACCGAATGCAGGATCTGATGCAGGGGGAACTCGGACGCGGGCTGATCTTGAAGGAGATGAATACGTCATTACTGGCGAAAAGTGCTGGATTACGAATGCTGGGTATTCAAGGACGATTACCGTTACAGCCGTAACAGGGAAAGACAGCCGCGGTAAGAATATTATTTCAGCTTTCATTGTCCCGACTGACTCAAAAGGACTTTCAATCTCTAGTAATTACGACAAGATGGGGGTCAGGGCCTCAAATACATGTGAAATCATTTTGGATCACGTCAGAGTGCCAAAGGAAAATCTTCTTGGTGATGCAGAAGCCGGATTTAAACAATTTTTATATACGCTGGACGGCGGGAGAATTTCAATTGCAGCACTTGCTGTGGGTATTGCACAGGCAGCTTTTGAAAGATCGTTGGCTTTTGCAAAAGAACGTGTCCAATTCGGACAATCGATTTCTAAATTCCAAGCCATTCAATTTAAACTTGCTGATATGGCAATGGAAATCGAATTGGCAAGAAATATGGTATACAAAGCGGCTTGGTTGAAGGATCATAAAAAACCATTCACAAAGGAAAGTGCCTATGCCAAGCTTTTTGCATCAGAAATGGCTTTTAGGGCTAGTAACCAAGCCATTCAAATTCATGGAGGCTCAGGTTATATGCGTGAGTATGAAGTGGAGCGTTTTCTAAGAGATGCCAAGCTTCTTGAGATTGGTGAAGGAACTTCTGAGATTCAGAGATTAGTCATTGCTAGACAGCTAGGCTGTTAATCTTTCAGAGATTTTATTAATTTATGGGAGGTTTCTATGACGGAATTAGTGAACAGTACTGTCGGAAAGCTGCTCGAAACAACTGCAACGGTTTATGGAGAAAGGGAAGCAGTTGTTTACCCAGAATTAAATTTGCGCTATACGTATAAAGAATTTGAGAAACTTTGTCGTGATGCTGCTAAAGGATTCATGTCACTCGGAATCGATAAGGGAGAGCATGTGGCAATCTGGGCATCCAATAAGCCGGAGTGGCTGATCAGTCAATTTGCCACTGCGAAAATGGGAGCGGTACTTGTCACAGTCAATACGAGTTACCGGACTAATGAGCTTGAGTATCTCCTCAGTCAATCAGATGCCTCAACCATCATCTTAATGGATCATTTTAAGGACCATTCCTTTATTGATACGTTATATGAAATCGTACCGGAATTAACCGACGCCGCCCCAGGGCAGTTGAAATCTAGCAAGCTGCCGCATTTAAGAAATATCATTGTCCTTGGAGATTCAACATATCCGGGTACAGTTTCTTGGAAGGAGTTGCTTGCAGCTAAGGATCAAGTAACAGATGAACAACTAGATTTTCGGATGCAACAATTACATCATCAGGATGTAATTAATATGCAATATACCTCTGGAACAACTGGTTTTCCTAAAGGGGTCATGCTGACTCATTCCAACTTGGTTAATAACGGTGTAAATATTGCAGCCTGTATGAAGCTATCAAACAATGACCGGCTGTGTATTCCAGTTCCGTTTTTTCATTGCTTTGGTTGTGTACTGGCAAATATGGCATGTGTATCAGTCGGAGCCGCAATGGTTCCGTTAGAAGAGTTCAACCCGAGAAAGGTGCTGAACACGGTAGAACAAGAAAAATGTACCGCCCTCCATGGTGTACCTACTATGTTCATCGCGGAGCTAAATGTAGATGATTTCCCTCAGTATAATCTAACAAGCTTGCGAACGGGAATCATGGCTGGTTCCAATTGCCCGATAGAAGTGATGAAAAACGTTGTAGAGAAAATGGGAATCTCTGAAATTACGATTACCTATGGTCAAACGGAAGCCTCGCCTGGTATTACGATGACACGGACAAATGATCCTATTGAACTTAGGGTTTCCTCTGTTGGGCGAGCCTTGCCCAATGTAGAAGTGAAAATTGTTAACCCGGGCACAGGGGAAGAAGTACCCTTTGGCAGCCAAGGAGAGCTTTGTACCCGAGGATATCATGTGATGAAGGGATATTATAAAAATCCCGAAGCAACAAGGGAGGCCATCGATACGGGAAATTGGCTGCATACAGGTGATCTCGCCGTGATGGACGAAAATGGTTACTGTAAAATCACCGGACGCCTGAAGGATTTAATCATACGAGCCGGAGAGAACATTTATCCAAGAGAAATAGAAGAATTTCTATACCAGCACCCGGAAGTTAATGATGTCCAGGTAATTGGTGTTCCAGATGTAAAATACGGTGAAGAGGTCATGGCCTGGATTATTCCTAAACCTGGTGCTCAAGTTTCAGAACAGGATATTCGTGAATACTGTACAGGGAAAATCTCCCGCCATAAAATTCCACGGTACTTTCAATTTACCGAGGATTATCCGATGACAGCATCTGGAAAAATCCAGAAATATAAATTAAGAGAACAGTCGCTAGACTTACTCCGGACATCCAGATAAGGAGGAAATGTAATGGTTACTAAACTATTGATTGCAAATCGGGGTGAAATTGCTGCTCGAATTATTCGCACATGTAAAAAGATGAACATCCCCTGTGTGGCAGTTTATTCAGAAGCAGATCAAAACGCCCCATATGTTTCGATGGCTGATGAAGCATACTTGCTCGGCGGACCAAAGGTAAATGAGAGTTATTTACATGTAGAAAAAATTTTAGAAATTGCCAAAAAAGCAAATTGTGACAGTATTCATCCAGGGTATGGATTTTTGAGCGAAAATGCGGATTTTGCCAGAAGCTGTGCTCGGGCGGGTCTTACTTTTATCGGACCAAACCCGGATATAATTGAAAAAATGGGAAACAAGGTTGAAGCTAGAAAACTGATGGAGGCCGCTGGTTTGCCGCTTGTGAAAGGCTTGTCTCGTCCCCTAATTAATCTCGAGGATGCTAGTAAGTCAGCAGCTGAAATCGGGTATCCTGTCATGCTTAAGGCTGCGGCGGGCGGGGGAGGCATTGGTATGCAGGCTGTCTGGAATGAGGAAGAGCTGATTGCTGCATTTTCTGGGAACCAGAAACGTGCTGAAATGTTTTTTGGCAATGGGGATATGTTCATAGAAAAACTAATTGAAAAACCAAGGCATATTGAAATTCAAATCCTTGCTGACCAATTTGGAGAGGCTGTTTATTTATGGGAACGCGAGTGTTCCATCCAAAGACGTAATCAGAAAGTCGTTGAGGAAGCACCATCTCCTTTTCTTGATGAAGATACGAGAATCAACATGGGGCAGTCTGCTGTTCGTGCCATAAAAGAAATCGGTTATCAAAACGCGGGAACAATTGAATTCCTAGTTGATGAACAACAACAATTTTATTTTTTAGAAATGAATACAAGGCTTCAAGTAGAGCACCCCATTACGGAGGAGATTACTGGTCTTGATTTGGTTGAACTACAAATTAGAGTTGCTTCGGGTGAAAAGTTAACGCTTACACAAGCTGATATTAAACGAGAGGGGCATGCCATAGAAGTTCGCATATATGCAGAAGATCCGGTCACTTTTTTCCCGTCGCCCGGGACCATTACCTCTTTGATCCTGCCTGAAAATGAGTATATCCGTCATGAACTTGGTGTTCATGGAGCATCTATCGTGTCGCCTTACTATGATCCAATGATTGCCAAGATGATTGTTAAAGGCGATACACGAAATGAAGCGATTGATAACCTGAGTTCCGCACTAGAAGAGTATCAGATAAACGGGATTAAGACTAATATTCCGCTGCTGCAAGACATTAGTAAGCACCCCGCTTTTCGTGAGGGAGATACGACAACAGATTTTATCGATAAACATCTAAAAAAATTGAACAGCAAATAGGAGGCGGTAAGGATGGAAGAAATGAAAGCAAGTATGGCAGGTAGTGTATGGAAAATCAATGTATCGGTTGGTGATGAGGTTGTCGAAGGCCAAGATGTTGTCATCCTTGAATCAATGAAGATGGAAATTCCTATTTCAGCAGTGGGAAATGGAGTAGTAACAGCACTAAAAGTTAAGGAAGGCGACTTCGTTAACGAAGGGGACATATTGGTCATTATTGAATAAGGAGGGGATGCAATGAGAAAACAAAAAATACAGATAAAAGAAGTCGGCCCCCGCGATGGCCTGCAAAATGAAGATAAAATCATTGAAACGGCAGATAAAATTGAATGGATTGACCGCCTGTCTAATACGGGATTAACCTATATTGAAATAACATCGTTTGTTCATCCTAAATGGATTCCACAACTGAGTGATGCACGTGAAGTGGCAAAAGCCATCAAACGGTATCAAGGAATTACGTATGCAGCACTGGTGCCCAATATGAAAGGGTTAGTTACTGCGTTAGAAGCAGATATTGATGAAGTATCCGTGTTCATGTCAGCAAGTGAATCGCATAATCAAGCAAATATTAATAAATCCATCGTCGACACGTATCCAATTTTAGAAGAGGTTGTTCAAGGGGCCCTTCAAGGCGGTAAAACGGCTCGAGGCTATATATCTACTGCTTTTGGTTGTCCGTATGAAGGGGAAGTTCCGGTTGAACAGGTTTTTCGAATCTGTGACAAACTGCTTGAAATGGGCGTTCGTGAAGTATCGCTTGGCGACACGATTGGTGCGGCCTCACCGAATCAAATAGAAGACTTTCTGGAATTGGCGCTTAAACGCTACAAATCCACCAATCTAGCTCTGCACTTTCATGATACGCGGGGAATGGCACTCGCCAATGTTCTTGCTGCTCTTGATTACGGAATTGAGACCTTTGATGCAGCACTTGGAGGCCTTGGCGGCTGTCCGTATGCACCGGGAGCAAGTGGGAATGCTGCAACTGAAGACCTGGTTCAAATGTTGAATCAAATGAATATTAACACTGGAATCGATATCCAAAAATTATTGCAAGCTGGTGTATTTATGAGGGATAAACTACAAAAAAATCTACCTAGCCACATGCTTGCTGCCTATACTGCACAAATCAATGAAAACTAAGCCAATATGGGAGGCGAAAGGGTGTTCAATATAATTGAGCTTGAAATTGTCGAGAACGTCGGAATATTGACACTGAATCGTCCAGAAGCGGCTAATGCCTTATCGCTTACTATGCTAAATAGACTAAATGAAACGTTGGAAGAGATTGATAATCTTCAACTGCGCTGTCTAATCATCACTGGCGCTGGTGGACGGGTTTTCTGTGCTGGAGCTGACTTAAAAGAGCGTGCAGGAATGAATGAAATAGAAGTAAAACAAACGGTCTCTCTCATCAGTAAAACGATGACAGCCATTGAACAATTTCCAATGCCGGTGATTGCTGCAATGAATGGTGCAGCTTTTGGCGGAGGCTTGGAACTTGCTCTTGCCTGTGATATCCGTTTGGCAGGAGAGGACTGTAGAATGGGGTTAACAGAAACGTCGCTTGGAATTATCCCTGGGGGCGGCGGTACGCAAAGATTACCTAGAATTGCGGGTGCTGCTGCAGCAAAGGAACTGATCTTTACAGCAAGAAAAATTACGGCTAAGGAGGCTTTGACACTAGGTATCCTTAATAAAGTAGTGCCGTCTGATCAACTTCAACAAACCGCCTTGAATCTAGCGAAAGAAATTGCCCAAAATGCCCCGCTTGCTTTAAAAGCAGCAAAACAAGCTATAAACAGTGGGCTGCAAAGTGATATCACATCAGGATTACAAATGGAAGCAGCATCCTATGAACAGACGATTGCAAGCTATGATCGTACAGAAGGATTACTGGCATTCAGCGAAAAGCGAAAGCCGATTTTTGAGGGCAGATAAATCGAGGAGGAATGCATCATGGCCATTAGTGAAATGAAGACGACCGTCGAAAAGATAAAAAAAGGCGGCGCGGAAAAATATCATCAAAGTAATGCTGAAAAAGGAAAATTATTTGTTAGAGACAGGCTGCAGTTATTATTTGATGAGGGATTGGATATCGAAGATGCTTTCTTTGCTAATTGTTTAAGCAATGGTTTGCCAGCTGACGGAGTAGTCACAGGTGTGGGAACCATAAACGGACAAAGAGTTTGTGTGATGGCCAATGATTCAACAGTAAAAGCGGGATCTTGGGGAGCTAAGACCGTAGAAAAAATCATCCGTATCCAGGAAACGGCTGAAAAACTTCAACTTCCATTGCTTTACCTGGTTGACTCCGCCGGAGCTCGAATTACCGATCAAGTGGAAATGTTCCCAGGACGTCGAGGGGCAGGGCGTATTTTTTATAATCAAGTGAAATTATCGGGTCAAGTCCCGCAAATTTGCTTGTTATTTGGTCCCTCAGCTGCTGGCGGTGCTTACATACCGGCGTTTTGTGACATTGTTGTTATGGTAGAAGGCAATGCCTCTATGTACCTTGGCTCACCTCGTATGGCCGAAATGGTCATTGGTGAAAAAGTCAGTGAAGAAGAGATGGGCGGCGCTAAGATGCATTGTTCGGTTTCTGGATGCGGCGATGTACTTGCTAAAACGGAAGAAGAAGCGATTAGTTTTGCCCGGCGCTATTTATCCTATTTTCCTGCCAATTATCAGCAAAAGCCGATTTGTAAGGAGCCACGTCAGCCTGAAAAGCCGGAGTCGTCAATCGCTGGTTTAATCCCTGCTAATCAAAATGCTGCATTTAATATGAAAGATCTCCTAGCCTGTTTAATTGATGAAGGCAGCTTTTGTGAAATTAAAGAATTGTTCGCAGCAGAACTGATTACGGGTTTGGCACGATTGAACGGGCAATCGATTGGAATTATAGCCAATCAGCCTAGGGTAAAAGGGGGAACACTTTTCCATGATTCTGCCGACAAGGCGGCTAAATTCATTCAGCTTTGTGATGCCTTCCATATACCATTGCTGTTTTTAGCTGATATTCCTGGTTTTATGATTGGGACAAAGGTTGAACAAGCTGGAATTATCCGCCATGGGGCAAAAATGATATCAGCGGTAAGTGAAGCAACTGTTCCCAAGATATCAGTAGTTGTTCGTAAAGCATATGGAGCCGGACTTTATGCCATGGCAGGACCAGCATTTGAACCGGATTGCTGCCTTGCATTGCCTACTGCATCCATTGCAGTTATGGGACCAGAGGCTGCTGTAAATGCTGTGTATGCAAAGAAAATCCAAGAGCTGCCTGTGGAAGAACGAGCTTCGTTCATTGAACTTAAACGTAATGAATACAAAGAAGACATAGACATTTATCGTTTAGCGTCGGAAATGGTGATTGATGGGATTGTTCAACCAGAGGACCTGCGTCAAGAGTTAATCACTCGTTTTGCCGCTTATGGATCCAAAGAACTAAGGTTTACACATCGCAAGCATGGTGTAAATCCAGTCTGAATAGTATCAAAAAAGTCCGGTCATAGAACCGGACTTTTTTGACCCCTTTACGGCGTAGTAGAATCACTCCAATAAGGATAGGATAGTTATTAATAGATTAATGAAGCTAAATGGTTTCCAAGTAATCGTAATAAAGGTACAATGTGAGGAGATTAATCTAGTCGAAATGATACCGAAATTACCGATAATTGTTAAATTACGGTCCGCAAATGGGTAGCAGCTTCTTTGGGAGGATACTTTTTTATGTCAACGAATTACATAGACGACAGCTTAGGATTACACACAGATCTTTATCAAATCAACATGGCCCAAACGTATTGGGAGGATAACATCCACCAAAAAAATGCGGTGTTTGAGGTGTTTTTTAGAAAACTTCCTTTTCACAGCGGCTATGCCGTTTTTGCTGGACTCGAAAAAATTATTCAGTATATTGAGAATTTTTCATTCTCAGAAAGTGATATTGAGTATTTACGAAAGGAGTTAGGGTTTAAAGAGGAATTTTTAAACTTCCTTCGTGATTTAACCTTTACCGGAAATATCCGCTGTATGAAAGAAGGGGAATTGGTTTTCGCTAACGAACCTATACTTAGAGTGGAAGCACCACTGGCACAAGCACAGCTTATTGAAACGGCCCTTTTGAATATCATTAATTATCAAACACTGGTAGCTACAAAAGCATCAAGAATTAAACAAATCATAGGTGATGAATCTGCTCTGGAATTCGGATCGCGCCGCGCTCAGGAAATGGATGCAGCTATTTGGGGAGCACGTGCGGCCTTTGTTGCTGGTTTTGAGTCCACGAGTAATGTTCGGGCAGGGAAGCTATTCGGTATTCCTGTTTCAGGCACGCATTCTCATGCGATGATTCAGACATATAAAGACGAATACACAGCGTTCCATAAATATGCCAGTACTCACAAGGACTGCGTGTTTCTTGTTGATACTTATGATACACTGCGGTCGGGAATCCCGAATGCCATTCGGGTTGCGAAGGAACTGGGCGATAAGATTAATTTTATTGGAGTACGCCTTGATAGTGGAGACCTTGCTTATTTATCAAAAATTGCACGAGAAATGCTGGATAAGGCCGGCTTTACTCATGCAAAAGTGATTGCTTCAAATGATCTTGATGAGTACACGATTATCAATTTGAAACAACAGGGTGCCCGGATTGATGTATGGGGAATTGGTACGAAGCTTATTACTGCCTATGATCAGCCTGCACTTGGTGCCGTTTATAAAATGGTTTCAATTGAAGATGAAAAAGGGAATATGATTGATACCATCAAAATTTCTTCAAACCCAGAAAAGGTCAGTACACCAGGATTAAAAAGGGTATACCGCATTATAAATAAGATGAACGGACATTCAGAGGGTGATTACATTGCGATGGAAGATGAGTCGCCGCAGGATGAAGAGAAATTACGCCTGTTCCATCCGGTTCATACTTTTTTAAGTAAGTTTGTCACAGATTACGAAGCAGTTGATCTGCACGAAGATATCTATCAATCAGGAAAACGGATCTATCAACTTCCTGCAATCGAAGAAATCAGGGAATTTGCCAGCCGTAATTTAGAGCTGTTATGGCCAGAATATTTGAGAACCCTAAATCCTGAAGAATATCCAGTCGATTTAAGCCAAAAATGCTGGGATACGAAAATGCGAAATATTGATGAAGTTAAGTTGAATGTAGAAAGAGCACTTTTAAAGATATAGAAGTGTTACTAATACAGAAAAGAGGGTTTAGTATGCGTCCATTACAAAAAGAAATCGTAACAAAGCTGTTGGTACAGCCAACCATTGATCCCAAAGCAGAATTCAGAAAAAGTGTGGACTTTTTAAAAGACTATTTGAAGAAATATTCTTTTCTTAAAAGCCTAATTCTGGGCATATCTGGGGGTCAAGATTCAACACTAGCAGGCTATATGGCTCAAACGGCTGTTAATGAATTAAATGAAGAAACTGGCGGCGGCTATCAGTTTATTGCTGTAAGCTTGCCGTACGGAGTTCAAGCAGATGAAGCAGACCGCGCCTTGGCACTTAAGTTTATACAGCCAACTAAAACAGTGACGGTTAATATTAAGCCAAGTGTAGATGCTTCTGTAAATGCGGTTGAAGAAGCAACAGGAGAACAAATGTCGCATTTCCTCAAAGGAAATGTGAAAGCGCGTGAACGGATGAAGGTCCAATATGATTTAGCTGGTTTGTATCATGGGGTGGTATTAGGGACCGATCATGCAGCAGAAGCCATTACTGGATTTTTCACGAAACATGGTGATGGAGCAGCAGACTTGATTCCATTATATCGCTTAAACAAAAGACAAGGCCGGGCTATATTAAAATACCTTCAAGCTCCTGAAAGGCTGTATACAAAGATTCCTACAGCTGACCTTGAAGACGATAAGCCTCTTGTTCCCGATGAAGTCGCACTCGGCGTTTCATATGAAGACATTGACAATTATCTTGAAGGCAAAGAGATACGTACAGAAGCAGCTGAAATTATTGAAGGCTGGTATACAAAGACTGAACATAAACGTAATGAAGCAATCTCTGTTTTAGATACATGGTGGAAGTAAGAGAAAAGTAGTCCTGGAGATCTCTTGGAATGGGGATCTTCAGGACTTTTCTTTATTCTTTTACGGCAGGGTGTAACGTTTTTATTTGATGTAGGGCTGTTGGATTATCAATTGACGTTAAGTCGCCAGTATCTTTTTGAAGAAAGGCAGCTTTAATGACTCTACGTAGTATTTTCCCATTTTTTGTTTTTGGCAGCTCTGATACCTGATAAATCATCGATGGCAGTAAAGCTTTTCCTAGCTGCCTTTCAATCTGCTTCAATAATTCTTGTTTTAGTTCAGGTGTTAACAATAAGTTGTGCTGTAATACGACAAAACAAACAGCAGTTTCACCCTTAACTGGATCAGGAACACCGATTGTGGCAGATTCAAGAACGTCTTCGTGCGCAGCCAAAATGGATTCAAGCTCTGAAGGGCCTAGACGTTTTCCAGCAACATTCAAAATATCATCAGAACGACCTGTAATCGTCCAAAAACCTTGTTCATCCATAATCGCCCAATCTCCATGTACCCAAGTATCAGGCCATCGGCTCCAGTAAGTTTCTTCATATCTTTCGTTTTCATTCCAGAATCCGTTCGTCATCCCAACCCATGGCTTGCCTATCACCAATTCGCCAACCTGACTTATGACAGACTCTGCTTGCTCATTATATACGTGTGCATCCATACCTGGGAGCGGGGAGTTAAACGTAATGGGAGAAATTGGTTTCACTAATACATTTCCAAGAATACCTCCGGAAATTTCAGTTCCTCCAGAATAATTGACGATAGGAATCCTTTTTTTTCCGATTGTTTCAAATAACCACATCCAAGGTTCGAGATTCCAAGGTTCACCA
The Peribacillus sp. FSL H8-0477 genome window above contains:
- a CDS encoding acyl-CoA dehydrogenase family protein: MNFELTKEQLMIKEMTRGFAEKEIKPIAIELDRESKFPEEVFKKMGELGLLGIPFPETYGGSGGDTISYAIAVEEIGKACGGTGLSYAAAVSLGSSPIYYFGTEEQKQTYLVPLAKGETLAAFGLTEPNAGSDAGGTRTRADLEGDEYVITGEKCWITNAGYSRTITVTAVTGKDSRGKNIISAFIVPTDSKGLSISSNYDKMGVRASNTCEIILDHVRVPKENLLGDAEAGFKQFLYTLDGGRISIAALAVGIAQAAFERSLAFAKERVQFGQSISKFQAIQFKLADMAMEIELARNMVYKAAWLKDHKKPFTKESAYAKLFASEMAFRASNQAIQIHGGSGYMREYEVERFLRDAKLLEIGEGTSEIQRLVIARQLGC
- a CDS encoding AMP-binding protein — its product is MTELVNSTVGKLLETTATVYGEREAVVYPELNLRYTYKEFEKLCRDAAKGFMSLGIDKGEHVAIWASNKPEWLISQFATAKMGAVLVTVNTSYRTNELEYLLSQSDASTIILMDHFKDHSFIDTLYEIVPELTDAAPGQLKSSKLPHLRNIIVLGDSTYPGTVSWKELLAAKDQVTDEQLDFRMQQLHHQDVINMQYTSGTTGFPKGVMLTHSNLVNNGVNIAACMKLSNNDRLCIPVPFFHCFGCVLANMACVSVGAAMVPLEEFNPRKVLNTVEQEKCTALHGVPTMFIAELNVDDFPQYNLTSLRTGIMAGSNCPIEVMKNVVEKMGISEITITYGQTEASPGITMTRTNDPIELRVSSVGRALPNVEVKIVNPGTGEEVPFGSQGELCTRGYHVMKGYYKNPEATREAIDTGNWLHTGDLAVMDENGYCKITGRLKDLIIRAGENIYPREIEEFLYQHPEVNDVQVIGVPDVKYGEEVMAWIIPKPGAQVSEQDIREYCTGKISRHKIPRYFQFTEDYPMTASGKIQKYKLREQSLDLLRTSR
- a CDS encoding acetyl-CoA carboxylase biotin carboxylase subunit translates to MVTKLLIANRGEIAARIIRTCKKMNIPCVAVYSEADQNAPYVSMADEAYLLGGPKVNESYLHVEKILEIAKKANCDSIHPGYGFLSENADFARSCARAGLTFIGPNPDIIEKMGNKVEARKLMEAAGLPLVKGLSRPLINLEDASKSAAEIGYPVMLKAAAGGGGIGMQAVWNEEELIAAFSGNQKRAEMFFGNGDMFIEKLIEKPRHIEIQILADQFGEAVYLWERECSIQRRNQKVVEEAPSPFLDEDTRINMGQSAVRAIKEIGYQNAGTIEFLVDEQQQFYFLEMNTRLQVEHPITEEITGLDLVELQIRVASGEKLTLTQADIKREGHAIEVRIYAEDPVTFFPSPGTITSLILPENEYIRHELGVHGASIVSPYYDPMIAKMIVKGDTRNEAIDNLSSALEEYQINGIKTNIPLLQDISKHPAFREGDTTTDFIDKHLKKLNSK
- a CDS encoding acetyl-CoA carboxylase biotin carboxyl carrier protein subunit, with amino-acid sequence MEEMKASMAGSVWKINVSVGDEVVEGQDVVILESMKMEIPISAVGNGVVTALKVKEGDFVNEGDILVIIE
- a CDS encoding hydroxymethylglutaryl-CoA lyase, with the translated sequence MRKQKIQIKEVGPRDGLQNEDKIIETADKIEWIDRLSNTGLTYIEITSFVHPKWIPQLSDAREVAKAIKRYQGITYAALVPNMKGLVTALEADIDEVSVFMSASESHNQANINKSIVDTYPILEEVVQGALQGGKTARGYISTAFGCPYEGEVPVEQVFRICDKLLEMGVREVSLGDTIGAASPNQIEDFLELALKRYKSTNLALHFHDTRGMALANVLAALDYGIETFDAALGGLGGCPYAPGASGNAATEDLVQMLNQMNINTGIDIQKLLQAGVFMRDKLQKNLPSHMLAAYTAQINEN
- a CDS encoding enoyl-CoA hydratase-related protein; the protein is MFNIIELEIVENVGILTLNRPEAANALSLTMLNRLNETLEEIDNLQLRCLIITGAGGRVFCAGADLKERAGMNEIEVKQTVSLISKTMTAIEQFPMPVIAAMNGAAFGGGLELALACDIRLAGEDCRMGLTETSLGIIPGGGGTQRLPRIAGAAAAKELIFTARKITAKEALTLGILNKVVPSDQLQQTALNLAKEIAQNAPLALKAAKQAINSGLQSDITSGLQMEAASYEQTIASYDRTEGLLAFSEKRKPIFEGR
- a CDS encoding acyl-CoA carboxylase subunit beta translates to MAISEMKTTVEKIKKGGAEKYHQSNAEKGKLFVRDRLQLLFDEGLDIEDAFFANCLSNGLPADGVVTGVGTINGQRVCVMANDSTVKAGSWGAKTVEKIIRIQETAEKLQLPLLYLVDSAGARITDQVEMFPGRRGAGRIFYNQVKLSGQVPQICLLFGPSAAGGAYIPAFCDIVVMVEGNASMYLGSPRMAEMVIGEKVSEEEMGGAKMHCSVSGCGDVLAKTEEEAISFARRYLSYFPANYQQKPICKEPRQPEKPESSIAGLIPANQNAAFNMKDLLACLIDEGSFCEIKELFAAELITGLARLNGQSIGIIANQPRVKGGTLFHDSADKAAKFIQLCDAFHIPLLFLADIPGFMIGTKVEQAGIIRHGAKMISAVSEATVPKISVVVRKAYGAGLYAMAGPAFEPDCCLALPTASIAVMGPEAAVNAVYAKKIQELPVEERASFIELKRNEYKEDIDIYRLASEMVIDGIVQPEDLRQELITRFAAYGSKELRFTHRKHGVNPV
- a CDS encoding nicotinate phosphoribosyltransferase → MSTNYIDDSLGLHTDLYQINMAQTYWEDNIHQKNAVFEVFFRKLPFHSGYAVFAGLEKIIQYIENFSFSESDIEYLRKELGFKEEFLNFLRDLTFTGNIRCMKEGELVFANEPILRVEAPLAQAQLIETALLNIINYQTLVATKASRIKQIIGDESALEFGSRRAQEMDAAIWGARAAFVAGFESTSNVRAGKLFGIPVSGTHSHAMIQTYKDEYTAFHKYASTHKDCVFLVDTYDTLRSGIPNAIRVAKELGDKINFIGVRLDSGDLAYLSKIAREMLDKAGFTHAKVIASNDLDEYTIINLKQQGARIDVWGIGTKLITAYDQPALGAVYKMVSIEDEKGNMIDTIKISSNPEKVSTPGLKRVYRIINKMNGHSEGDYIAMEDESPQDEEKLRLFHPVHTFLSKFVTDYEAVDLHEDIYQSGKRIYQLPAIEEIREFASRNLELLWPEYLRTLNPEEYPVDLSQKCWDTKMRNIDEVKLNVERALLKI
- the nadE gene encoding ammonia-dependent NAD(+) synthetase — protein: MRPLQKEIVTKLLVQPTIDPKAEFRKSVDFLKDYLKKYSFLKSLILGISGGQDSTLAGYMAQTAVNELNEETGGGYQFIAVSLPYGVQADEADRALALKFIQPTKTVTVNIKPSVDASVNAVEEATGEQMSHFLKGNVKARERMKVQYDLAGLYHGVVLGTDHAAEAITGFFTKHGDGAADLIPLYRLNKRQGRAILKYLQAPERLYTKIPTADLEDDKPLVPDEVALGVSYEDIDNYLEGKEIRTEAAEIIEGWYTKTEHKRNEAISVLDTWWK